One genomic window of Caldivirga maquilingensis IC-167 includes the following:
- a CDS encoding alpha-L-fucosidase: MVSFPVSLPSGPFEADWESLRGFRIPGWFKHGKFGVFIHWGVYSVPAFGNEWYPRHMYIPGRPEYEYHIKHYGPQDRFGYKDFIPMFTADKWDPNEWCSLFKRAGVSYVVPVAEHHDGFAMWDSSLTRWNARRMGPRRDVVGELAKACRDLGLVFGVSYHRAEHYWFFEGGRRIKSDVNDPEYQDLYGPAAPIKEPHEQGKLWPQPVEPPGEAFLNDWLLRAIELVDKYRPQLFYFDWWIEYPSFEPYLRFFTAYYYNRAYQWGLEVAINYKHNAMPSWAGVLDVERGKLAGIRPTPWQTDTSVCLNTWGYTNDCQYRTTESVIRDLVDIVSKNGNLLLNIAPRSDGTIPEEQVKMLRSVGDWLSINGEAIYGTEPWLTYGEGPTREPAGEFKESEWLKVKYTGSDFRFTKRGNSLYAIALEWPGEEAVVQSLSLNLRLIEDVKDVELLGHGKVKFSREGRGLVIEIPGNVQRRVMPVFKVVTS, encoded by the coding sequence ATGGTTAGTTTCCCCGTTAGCCTACCCTCTGGTCCCTTTGAGGCTGATTGGGAGTCCTTGAGGGGTTTTAGAATCCCTGGTTGGTTTAAGCATGGTAAGTTTGGAGTCTTCATACATTGGGGTGTTTACTCAGTACCGGCCTTTGGTAATGAATGGTACCCTAGGCACATGTATATTCCAGGTAGGCCTGAGTATGAGTACCACATTAAGCATTATGGGCCTCAGGATAGGTTCGGTTACAAGGACTTCATACCAATGTTCACTGCTGATAAGTGGGATCCCAATGAGTGGTGCAGCTTATTCAAGAGGGCTGGGGTGAGTTACGTTGTACCGGTGGCTGAGCATCATGATGGCTTCGCCATGTGGGATAGTTCATTAACCAGGTGGAACGCTAGGAGGATGGGGCCGCGTAGGGATGTGGTGGGTGAGTTGGCTAAGGCCTGTAGGGATCTGGGCCTAGTATTCGGTGTATCTTACCATAGGGCTGAGCACTACTGGTTCTTTGAGGGTGGTAGGAGGATTAAGTCTGATGTGAATGACCCAGAGTATCAGGATTTATACGGGCCTGCTGCACCAATTAAGGAGCCTCATGAACAAGGTAAGCTTTGGCCACAGCCTGTTGAGCCACCGGGTGAGGCTTTTCTGAATGATTGGTTGCTTAGGGCCATTGAGCTTGTTGATAAGTATAGGCCGCAGTTATTTTACTTCGATTGGTGGATTGAGTACCCGTCCTTCGAACCATATTTAAGATTCTTCACAGCCTACTACTATAATAGGGCTTACCAATGGGGCCTTGAGGTTGCTATTAATTACAAGCATAATGCAATGCCCTCCTGGGCCGGTGTGCTTGATGTTGAGAGGGGTAAGTTGGCTGGGATTAGGCCTACCCCATGGCAGACTGATACATCAGTTTGCTTAAACACATGGGGCTACACTAATGATTGCCAGTACAGGACCACTGAATCAGTAATAAGGGATCTTGTGGATATTGTCAGTAAGAACGGTAACCTACTACTTAACATCGCACCCAGAAGTGATGGTACAATACCTGAGGAGCAGGTTAAGATGCTTAGGAGTGTTGGGGATTGGTTAAGCATTAACGGTGAGGCAATTTACGGTACTGAACCATGGTTAACGTACGGTGAGGGGCCGACTAGGGAGCCTGCTGGGGAGTTTAAGGAGTCTGAGTGGCTTAAGGTCAAGTACACTGGCAGTGACTTCAGGTTCACTAAGAGGGGTAACTCATTATATGCCATAGCCCTGGAATGGCCGGGTGAGGAAGCCGTAGTACAGTCATTAAGCTTAAACCTAAGGTTAATTGAGGATGTTAAGGACGTTGAATTACTGGGTCACGGTAAAGTAAAGTTCAGTAGAGAGGGGAGGGGATTAGTAATTGAGATACCGGGTAACGTGCAGAGGCGGGTAATGCCCGTATTCAAGGTAGTAACGAGTTAA
- the udp gene encoding uridine phosphorylase gives MATRPIVNGRVYHLVLKPGETTPYALLPGDPGRVDLIASMWDEVRLKVENREYRTYVGTYRGVPVMATSTGIGGPSASIAIEELASLGVGTLIRVGTTGSLWASVKVGDLIIARGAVRLDGASSNYAPPGYPAVPHPDVLNALITAAEGLGVRYHVGLTASTDSFYVGQGRPGLGGYLPSWFKGIINDLKAVKVMNFDMETATVLTIANVYGLRAGSVMAVVANRETDEFNPEAGVADACRVANEAVKVINEWDRQYPDYEVKSGAVLRRAYESR, from the coding sequence ATGGCCACTAGGCCCATTGTTAACGGTAGGGTATACCACCTAGTGCTTAAACCCGGTGAAACCACACCATACGCATTACTCCCAGGTGACCCAGGTAGGGTTGATTTAATAGCCTCAATGTGGGATGAAGTTAGGCTTAAGGTTGAGAATAGGGAGTATAGGACCTACGTAGGCACCTACAGGGGTGTACCCGTGATGGCTACTTCAACAGGGATAGGTGGGCCATCGGCCTCAATAGCCATTGAGGAATTAGCATCATTAGGTGTTGGAACATTAATTAGAGTTGGCACCACTGGTTCACTGTGGGCTAGTGTCAAGGTTGGTGACTTAATAATAGCCAGAGGTGCTGTTAGGCTGGATGGGGCAAGCAGTAACTACGCACCCCCAGGTTACCCAGCGGTTCCTCACCCTGATGTGTTGAATGCCTTGATTACAGCCGCTGAGGGCTTGGGTGTTAGGTATCATGTTGGGTTAACTGCATCAACAGACAGCTTCTATGTTGGTCAAGGTAGGCCAGGGCTTGGTGGTTACTTACCCAGTTGGTTTAAGGGTATTATTAATGATCTTAAGGCTGTTAAGGTAATGAACTTTGACATGGAGACAGCTACAGTATTAACAATCGCCAATGTTTATGGTTTAAGGGCTGGTTCAGTAATGGCTGTGGTGGCTAATAGGGAGACTGATGAATTCAACCCTGAAGCCGGAGTTGCAGATGCTTGCCGTGTCGCCAATGAGGCTGTTAAGGTGATTAATGAGTGGGATAGACAATACCCCGATTATGAGGTTAAGTCTGGGGCAGTGTTGAGGAGGGCTTATGAATCACGTTGA